Genomic window (Bacillus vallismortis):
AGACGATGGCAGATCATCATTTTTATTTAAAAGCGAACTGGCCGGGTAAACGCAACGACGTTGGTACGATCGAAAGCGGAAACCTCATCACATCTATTTCCATTCCTAAAGAAATGGATGGACCGGGAGAGGGGACCAACCCGGATGAAATGCTTCTCGGGGCGGCAGCAACCTGTTACATTATTACACTTGCTGCGATGATGGAAAGAAGCGGGCTGGAAAAAGAAGACCTGCAGATGGAGTCAGAAGGTATTGTCGACGTCACCAAAGGAGTCTTTACATACAAAAAGATCATTCACCGCCCCTCCGTCGTGCTCAAACAGGATGCTTCACAAGAGGATGTCGCATTGGCGCACAAGCTTTGTGAAAAGGCGGAGTCGTCTTGCATGATTTCACGCGCCATTCAAGGAAATGTCGAGGTGCAGCTTGAAGTCTCTGTAAAACCGGGTGGTGAATAAAAAAACAGACGGTCACTCACAGACCGTCTGTTTTTTTTCTTCAGCAGGGGCTTTCGATTGATTTAAAACGACGACGCCTGCAATGACAAGCGTGAGCCCGAATACTCCCTTTAAACTGATGGTTTCGCCAAAAAGCAAAAATCCGACAATGGCTGTAAGCGCCGTTCCAACACCCGACCATGTCGCATACGCGCTTGATAAGTCTAATGTTTTTAAAGAAAAGCTTAGAAAGGCAAAAGCAGAAAGAAATCCGCCAATGACTCCGATAATGGGCCACGCTTGTGTAAATCCTTCTGAAAGCTTCAGCATCGTGCTCCCGAAAACCTCAGATACAATGGCAAGAGCCAAATAAAGAAATCCATTCATCATCATCAACACTCCCTTACTGCCAGTTAAGCAACACAACTCCTGAAATTAATAAAAGGATTCCGATAAGTCCTTTCACGTTCAGTTCTTCCTGGAACCATTTCACTCCGATCACTGCCGTCAGCACCGTGCCCACACCGCTCCAAGTTGCATACGAGAGGCTGAGGGGGATATGGTTTAAGGTGAGTGACAGCATGTAAAGGGCGATGAAATAGCCAATCACGACCAAGGCGCTGGGCTTCCACTTTTTGAAGCCGTCAGACACTTTCAGCATGGCCGCTCCAATTGATTCCGAGCATATGGCAATCGTGAGGAATATGTATCCTATTAACATCGTAAATGCTCCTCACTTCAAATGTGTCTTGAGATCATAAAATCGTCAGCTAGAAAAATAGTAGTGTATGCCTAACAATGAGTCAAGAGATTCGTTTCCGGTCCCATAAAAAAGACCCCTTTTTAAGAGGTCTGTTGTGCTTAATAGTAATAAGGATATGGAGGATAGTAGGGATATCCGCCATACAAA
Coding sequences:
- a CDS encoding OsmC family protein; this encodes MADHHFYLKANWPGKRNDVGTIESGNLITSISIPKEMDGPGEGTNPDEMLLGAAATCYIITLAAMMERSGLEKEDLQMESEGIVDVTKGVFTYKKIIHRPSVVLKQDASQEDVALAHKLCEKAESSCMISRAIQGNVEVQLEVSVKPGGE
- the ebrB gene encoding multidrug efflux SMR transporter subunit EbrB, with the protein product MNGFLYLALAIVSEVFGSTMLKLSEGFTQAWPIIGVIGGFLSAFAFLSFSLKTLDLSSAYATWSGVGTALTAIVGFLLFGETISLKGVFGLTLVIAGVVVLNQSKAPAEEKKQTVCE
- the ebrA gene encoding multidrug efflux SMR transporter subunit EbrA, giving the protein MLIGYIFLTIAICSESIGAAMLKVSDGFKKWKPSALVVIGYFIALYMLSLTLNHIPLSLSYATWSGVGTVLTAVIGVKWFQEELNVKGLIGILLLISGVVLLNWQ